Genomic DNA from Rhodothermales bacterium:
CCGGCCGGCCCAGAAGAACGATGGGCTTCAAGTCGAAAAGACGCGGGCCGACCTGCTGAGCGCCGACATCAAGGACGATCTGAAGGATCCGGAGAAGCTGAAACGGGCCTGGCTGCTCAAGGAAATTCTCGACGAGCCGGCCTTCAAGCGCTTCCGTGCGTAGGGGGCCGCCCACCGTTGGTGGGCGGCGTGGAAGGTTCAGGGTTCAAGGTTTAACGTGTACCGTTCAAGGATCGGGTCCTGCCCGCCTTGAACTTCGAACCTCAAACCTCGAACCATCCCTCCGCTACTCGTTCGGGAACGCGCCGCCTTTCTTGAACGCCGATGCGCCGATCGCCCCGCCGGCGGTCCCGAGGACGGCGCCGACGATCATTCCCACGAACAGAATGCCGACATAAAACATCGGGTTATCTACCAGCCCCATGATCACGTCGAGCTGTTCGGGAGGCATCTGTCCGGATTCCTCGAGTTGCCGGAACGCCTCCTCCATCGTCGGGGTGAGGCCGAGTTTGGACGAGATGAACCCGAGGATCGAGCTGACGATGGACGCGATCAGTCCCGTCAGGGCCCCCATGCCGGCGCCCGTTCCTCCGGCGATCGTGAGTTCGTTTGTATTCGTGTAATGCCAGGTGGACATCACGCCGGCGCCGATATAGGCCAGACAGCAGAGACACCCCCCTACGACCGGAATATTCGCCATGAGTGTCACGAGCACACCCGAAGCGACTCCGCTCAGGAGGATGGATTGCATCTTGTTCGACATGCCTTTCTGTTTGTTCTTATGACCGGATGGGTAGCGGATCGCGCAGGGCGCGACGCGTCTGAAGATAGGCGCTACGTACAGAAAGATGAAACGGATGCGAAAGGATCACGCGGCCGCCAGCGGCGGCGCGTCCATCCGGCCGAGTTGATCGAGCGCGCGGGCCAGTAGAAGGCCGGCGGCGATGCCGAAGAGCAGGCCGGTCGTGGTGCGGCTGAAAGGGGTGTTCTCCCAGATCGACAGAAACCCGAGGCCCCAGTCAATGCCCAGCGGCAGGATACCCGCGGCCAGCAGAACCAGGGCGCGACGCTCGATCCGATCGGCGGCGTGACGCAGCGCCGGCCAGAGACACAGGGCCAGCGCCAGGCCGGCGTAGACGCCGAGGCACCGGTGGCAGACGGCCAACGACACGCCGTGGACATGAAACGTGCGATCCGGCAACTGGTGGCAGACCGAAGAAAACGCCCACAGGACAATCTGTCGCCAGCCCGGTGGGAGAAAGGGCGGAGCCACGATCAGAACGGGTACCAGAAAGACACCGGCCCACAGCACGTGGCGTGCTATACGATTTGGCATCATGCTTGAACGTACCATGGCCCGGTCAACTGTTCATGTATTCTGGCAGATTTTGCGTGACATCCTGACAGCGTCAGGCGCTCTGTCTGACACAGGCGATTCCGCTTTGTCAGGGTGTCAGGCTCGGTCCGGTTGCGGGCGTCTGGAACATGGGGTATAGGGTCGGGTTTATCTGGCCCGCTTCGCTCCACTTCCATACGAACGGGCCGGCGTCCTGTTCTGGGCCTTTCGCTATGGCGAAGCGCACGCGTGGCATTGACCGCATTCCCCTTGTTCTTTTTTCAAGAGCTTGACGTGCATCCACCTGCTGGCACTCACCAGAGGAGAGTGCTAACAAGCGGTGCGTCATCTTTATCGCTAATCAAACAACCAACAACCATCATACTGGAGGATAACCAAATGGCAAGCATCAAACCGCTTGGCGATCGCGTTGTTGTCCGCCCCGAGCCCGCCGAAGAGAAAACCTCGAGCGGACTCTACATTCCTGACGCTGCGAAGGAAAAGCCCCAGCGGGGCACCATCGTCGCTGTAGGACCGGGGCGCGTCGAGAACGGCACCAAGATCGACATGACCGTCAAGAAGGCCGACATCGTGCTGTACGGCAAATACGCCGGCACCGAAATCACGATCGGCGGCGAAGAGCTGCTGATCATGCGCGAGTCGGACATCCTCGGCATCGTCGACTGATCCTGTCGCATCGGCCCCATCGGGGCTGTTTCGACCTATTGTACGTTTAGACACCAGACACAACCATGGCAAAACAAATCATTTTCGACTCGGAGGCCCGCAGCGCTCTCAAGCGTGGTGTGGACACCCTGGCCGATGCCGTTAAGGTCACGCTCGGCCCGAAGGGACGTAACGTGATCATTGAAAAGAAATTCGGTTCGCCGACCGTCACCAAGGACGGCGTCACGGTGGCCAAGGAAATCGAACTCGAGAACAAACTCGAGAACGTGGGCGCCCAGATGGTCAAGGAAGTAGCTTCCAAGACCAGCGACGTCGCCGGCGACGGCACCACCACGGCTACCGTGCTCGCGCAGGCGATCATGGGCGCCGGCCTGAAGAACGTCACCGCCGGGGCCAACCCGATGGACCTCAAGCGAGGCATCGACAAGGCTGTCATCACGATCGTCGAAGAACTGCGCAAGCAGAGCCGCGAGATCGAGGACAAGACGGAGATCGCGCAGGTTGCCACCATCTCGGCCAACAACGACTCCGACATCGGCAGCCTGATCGCCGATGCCTTTGAGAAAGTGGGCAAGGACGGCGTCATCACCGTCGAGGAAGCGCGCGGCACCGAAACCACGCTCGAAGTGGTTGAAGGCATGCAGTTCGACCGCGGCTACCTGTCGGCCTACTTCGTGACCAACGCCGACAGCATGGAAGTCGTCCTCGAGGACCCCTACATCCTGATCCACGACAAGAAGATCAGCTCGATGAAGGACCTCCTCCCCGTCCTCGAGAAGATCGCGCAGATGGGCCGTCCGCTGCTCGTCATCGCGGAAGACGTCGAAGGCGAAGCGCTCGCTACGCTCGTCGTCAACAAGCTCCGCGGCACGCTCCGCGTTGCGGCCGTGAAGGCGCCGGGCTTCGGCGATCGCCGCAAGGCCATGCTCGAAGATATCGCCGTCATCTCCGGCGGTTCGGTCATCTCCGAAGAGAAGGGCTACAAGCTCGAAAGCGCCACGCTGGACTCGCTGGGCGTTGCCAAGCGGGTTGTGATCGACAAGGACAACACGACGATCGTCGATGGCGCCGGCGAAGCCGAGCAGATCAAGGCGCGCGTCAACCAGATCAAGCAGCAGATCGAAGTCACGACCAGCGACTACGATCGCGAGAAGCTCCAGGAGCGCCTCGCCAAGCTGTCGGGCGGCGTTGCCGTGCTGAAGATCGGTGCCGCTACCGAGCCTGAAATGAAGGAAAAGAAGGCTCGCGTGGAAGATGCGCTGCACGCTACGCGCGCGGCCATCGAGGAAGGCATCGTTCCGGGCGGCGGCGTGGCGTACCTGCGCGCCCTCCCCGCGCTCGACAAGGTCGAGACGGAGAACGAAGACCAGACGATCGGTGTCGCGATCATCCGCCGCGCGGTCGAAGAGCCGCTGCGTCAGATTGCGGCCAACGCCGGCCAGGAAGGTTCGATCATCGTGCAGAAGGTGAAGGAAGGCAAAGCCGACTTCGGCTACAACGCCCGCACCGAGACCTACGGCAACATGATCAAGGAAGGCGTTATCGACCCGACCAAGGTCACGCGCTCGGCGCTCGAAAACGCGGCATCCGTGGCAGGCCTGCTCCTGACGACGGAAGCGGTCGTGGCCGACAAGCCGGAACGCGAGAAAGCCCCTGCCGGCGCCCCGGGCGGCGACATGGGCGGCATGGGCGGCATGGACTTCTAGACCCGATCGCCCGGCGATCGGGCCGTTCCGGGTACCGGTTTCAGGTTCGAGGATCTGAACACGCGCCGGAACGATGTCCGGACCGTTACCAGGCGGCGGAGCTTCGGCTCTGCCGCCTTTTTTTGTTAGCCGCGGTCGATGACGGCCAGCGTCAGCCGGCTGACGCATACGAGTCGGCCGGCCTCGTCGCGGATTTCGATATTCCAGACCTGCGTCCGTTTGCCGAGATGAAGCGGGCGCGCCGTGCCGGCGACGATCCCGTCGCGCACGCTCCGGATGTGATTGGCGTTGATCTCCAGGCCGACGCAGACCTGCCGTTCCCAATCGACGCACAGCGTGCCGGCCAGGCTGCCGACCGTTTCAGCGAGGACGACCGAGGCCCCGCCATGCAGGACGCCATGCGGCGTGTGGGTCCGATGATCGACCGGCATGGTCGCCACGAGATAGTCGTCGCCGACCTCCGTGCATACAATATCATGGTAACCGGGCATGGCGCCGTGTCCCAGCGCGTTGACCGCGTCGAGATCGACCGGCTTGTGCCAGATGGGTGCGGGATTGGGCATGGTGGGATGAGGGTGTGATGTTGGGGGGATGGGGGATGGGGGATGCTGGGTACGGGATTCGGGATTCGGGATGCAGGATGCAAGATGCAGGATGCTGGGATGCGGGATCACCGAGCAAGGCCAGGGTTTTTACATAAAACCCCTGCATCCTGCATCCTGCATCCTCTCTCCAACATCCCCCTCTCCAACACCCCGCATCCTATCAGAGCGCCCGAGAGCGACCTTCAATGAGGGTGTATCTCATGATGCGTTTCGTATCTTCGGGCTCGACCATCTACTCGCCATTGTGAAGAGCCCCATGAAACGTTTTTTTGTTCTTTTATGCAGCGCGCTTTGCCTCGCCGGCTGCGCACCGCGCACCGCGCCGACAACCGCCCCTCCGAACATCATCTTCATCCTGGTGGACGACCTGGGATACGGTGATCTGGGCGTATACGGGCAGCGGCGCATCCGCACACCGAACATCGACCGGATGGCCGGAGAGGGGATGCGGTTCACCCAGTTCTACGCCGGCTCCACCGTATGCGCCCCATCCCGCAGCGTGCTGATGACGGGCAAGCATCTGGGGCACAATGATATCCGCGGAAATCTGGAAGTGCAACCCATGGGGCAGACGCCGTTGCCCGGCTACAACGTGACCGTCGCCGAAATGCTGAGGCAGGCCGGCTATTCCACGGCCCTGATCGGCAAGTGGGGACTCGGCAGCGTTGGGTCGGAAGGCCACCCGAACCGGCAGGGTTTCGATTATTTCTTTGGCTATCTGGGCCAGCGGCACGCGCACAACTACTATCCGGAATTCCTGTTCAGGAACGAGGATCGGGTGCCGCTCGACGGCAACCGCATCCCGGAGCCGAAGCGGCCTGACGGATCGGGCCAGGCTGCCGAGAAGGTCACGTACAGCCACGACCTGCTCGCGAAGGAAGCGCTCGACTACATCGATCAGCACAAGGACGGACCCTTCTTCCTGTATCTCGCGCTCACCATCCCGCACGCCAACAATGAAGCGGGCAAGGAGGGCATGGAGGTGCCCGATCTGGGCGTTTACGAGGGCGAGTCCTGGCCGGCGCCGCAAAAAGGCCTCGCCGCCATGATTTCCCGGATGGACAGCGACATCGGCCGGCTCATGGCGCGGCTGCGGCAGAACGGCATCGACAACCGCACGCTCGTCATCTTCACCTCGGACAACGGTCCGCATGCCGAAGGCGGCAACGACCCCGCGTTTTTCGATTCCAACGGTCCGCTGCGGGGCATCAAACGCGATCTCTACGAGGGCGGCATCCGCGTGCCGATGATCGCACGCTGGCCGGGGAAGATCATGTCCGGCACCGTATCCGATCACATCGGGTATTTCGGCGACGTGATCACGACATTCGCCGATCTGTCCGGCGCCATGCCGCCGGACTCGCTGGACAGCATCAGTTTCGTTCCCACGCTGCTCGGGACAGGCGTA
This window encodes:
- a CDS encoding DUF2085 domain-containing protein, whose protein sequence is MLWAGVFLVPVLIVAPPFLPPGWRQIVLWAFSSVCHQLPDRTFHVHGVSLAVCHRCLGVYAGLALALCLWPALRHAADRIERRALVLLAAGILPLGIDWGLGFLSIWENTPFSRTTTGLLFGIAAGLLLARALDQLGRMDAPPLAAA
- the groES gene encoding co-chaperone GroES, yielding MASIKPLGDRVVVRPEPAEEKTSSGLYIPDAAKEKPQRGTIVAVGPGRVENGTKIDMTVKKADIVLYGKYAGTEITIGGEELLIMRESDILGIVD
- a CDS encoding hotdog fold thioesterase, with amino-acid sequence MPNPAPIWHKPVDLDAVNALGHGAMPGYHDIVCTEVGDDYLVATMPVDHRTHTPHGVLHGGASVVLAETVGSLAGTLCVDWERQVCVGLEINANHIRSVRDGIVAGTARPLHLGKRTQVWNIEIRDEAGRLVCVSRLTLAVIDRG
- a CDS encoding arylsulfatase; this encodes MKRFFVLLCSALCLAGCAPRTAPTTAPPNIIFILVDDLGYGDLGVYGQRRIRTPNIDRMAGEGMRFTQFYAGSTVCAPSRSVLMTGKHLGHNDIRGNLEVQPMGQTPLPGYNVTVAEMLRQAGYSTALIGKWGLGSVGSEGHPNRQGFDYFFGYLGQRHAHNYYPEFLFRNEDRVPLDGNRIPEPKRPDGSGQAAEKVTYSHDLLAKEALDYIDQHKDGPFFLYLALTIPHANNEAGKEGMEVPDLGVYEGESWPAPQKGLAAMISRMDSDIGRLMARLRQNGIDNRTLVIFTSDNGPHAEGGNDPAFFDSNGPLRGIKRDLYEGGIRVPMIARWPGKIMSGTVSDHIGYFGDVITTFADLSGAMPPDSLDSISFVPTLLGTGVQAEHPYLYWEFFEQGPRQAVRSGPWKALREPMFTGPVELYNLDADPGETTDLAAAQPERVAQLTAMMDEAHVDHPLWQPRP
- the groL gene encoding chaperonin GroEL (60 kDa chaperone family; promotes refolding of misfolded polypeptides especially under stressful conditions; forms two stacked rings of heptamers to form a barrel-shaped 14mer; ends can be capped by GroES; misfolded proteins enter the barrel where they are refolded when GroES binds); amino-acid sequence: MAKQIIFDSEARSALKRGVDTLADAVKVTLGPKGRNVIIEKKFGSPTVTKDGVTVAKEIELENKLENVGAQMVKEVASKTSDVAGDGTTTATVLAQAIMGAGLKNVTAGANPMDLKRGIDKAVITIVEELRKQSREIEDKTEIAQVATISANNDSDIGSLIADAFEKVGKDGVITVEEARGTETTLEVVEGMQFDRGYLSAYFVTNADSMEVVLEDPYILIHDKKISSMKDLLPVLEKIAQMGRPLLVIAEDVEGEALATLVVNKLRGTLRVAAVKAPGFGDRRKAMLEDIAVISGGSVISEEKGYKLESATLDSLGVAKRVVIDKDNTTIVDGAGEAEQIKARVNQIKQQIEVTTSDYDREKLQERLAKLSGGVAVLKIGAATEPEMKEKKARVEDALHATRAAIEEGIVPGGGVAYLRALPALDKVETENEDQTIGVAIIRRAVEEPLRQIAANAGQEGSIIVQKVKEGKADFGYNARTETYGNMIKEGVIDPTKVTRSALENAASVAGLLLTTEAVVADKPEREKAPAGAPGGDMGGMGGMDF